Sequence from the Cyanobacterium sp. T60_A2020_053 genome:
GAATTAATTATTCCCGATCATAGTTTAGATCGTGATTGTACCACTTTATCTCGTCACGTCTTCCAACAATTAGAAAGTTTTTCTGCTGATGCCCAAGATTTGAGCGCCATTATGAGTCGCATTGCTTTGGCTGGGAAATTGATTTCTCGTCGTCTTTCCCGTGCCGGATTAATGACAGGGGCGCTGGGTTTGACGGGAGAAACCAATGTGCAAGGGGAATCCGTCAAAAAAATGGATGCTTATGCTAACGAGGTATTTATTTCGGTCTTCAACCGAAGCGGTTTAGCTTGTCGTTTGGTGTCGGAGGAAATGGAGAAGCCTTATTATATCCCCGAAAACTGTCCTATCGGGCGCTATACTATCCTTTTTGACCCCATTGATGGTTCTTCTAATGTTGATATTAACTTAAATGTGGGTTCTATTTTTGCTATCCGTCAACAGGAAGGCGATGATTTGGATGGTGAAGCTACGGATTTATTACAGGATGGCTCCAAACAAATTGGGGCGGGTTATATTCTTTATGGTCCTGCGACAGTCTTAGTTTACACTATTGGTAAAGGAGTTCACTCTTTCTTTTTAGACCCTAGTTTAGGAGAATTTATCCTTTCTCAAGAAAATATTAAAATGCCAGACCACGGTGCGGTATATAGTGCTAATGAGGGCAATTTCTGGCAGTGGGAAAATGAAATTAGGGATTATATCCGCTATGTGCATCGTCATGAGGGATACACTGGGCGCTATAGTGGCGCTTTGGTGGGGGATGCTCACCGCATTTTAATGCAAGGGGGCGTTTTTCTGTATCCTGGCGCCACCGATAGCCCAGAAGGTAAGTTAAGGTTGTTGTATGAAACAGCGCCCCTCGCCATGATCATGGAACAGGCTGGTGGTAAGGCTTCCACTGGAAAGCAAAGATTAATGGATGTAGTGCCATCGGCAATACACCAGCGCACTCCAGTGATTTTAGGTAGTCGTAAAGATGTGGATTTGGTGGAATCCTTCCTCAGTGACCATCAAGAGTAAAATTAAATTCTGCGGTGGAGGGCGCTGATGACTTTTACACCTTTAACGCTTCTTTTTCTTGATCCGTATCATTAATCATAGGATAATGGGCATTGGTTAGAAGTTAAGATGGAAAGCAAGATGTCAAAGGGTTTTCATAAAAAAAATTGTCTCGATTTTTGGGAGATGTGGCAAATGGAGCAATAATCAGTTTCATTCTTGGTTTTCTTCTCCTTTTGATAACACCTAAATCTCTATTTTCTTCCGCAGCAAAACATTTGACTGGGTCTTTTGTTTTTCCTTATCAGGAAGTGGACGATACCTTCTATTTTGCTATCTTTGTTTAAGTTCAGACAAATGAGAAGTTGTCGCATCATTATCCATCAAAGGATGATGTTTTCTTTGTGCATGGTCTCGGTTTATTTTTTTTATCATCAGACGTTAGAGAAAGTAAATACTCTGAAATAATAGTATTGACAAGGCTTTTAGCTATTTATTAACTTTTGTCCCTTTTCTATTGACTTTTTGGCTATTTATTTAACTTCTTACCAATGCCTTCACTCCAACCGTGCGCCCTTCACTCCAACCTTGCGCCCTCCACCAACCCAGCGCCATAAAAACTATAATAGTTTCATTGATGGAAATAGATAAAGAGATAAAAATATGGTACAGCAATTGATTAAGCAAGAGAAAAATTTATACGATACTGACTATAATCTCTGGGTACTAGAAACTATTGAAAAACTAGAAAAAAGAGATTTAGATTCCCTTGACTGGGAGAATTTAATTGAGGAGGTATTGGGTTTGAGTAGAAGTGATAAAAGAAAACTAGAAAGTTTATTAACTAGATTAATCGAACACCTCTTAAAACTAGGATATTGGGAAACAGAAAAAGAAAGAAATAGAGGTCATTGGGAAGGGGAAATTGCCAACTTTCGGAAACAAATTAAACGTCTTTTAAAGGATAGTCCTAGTTTAAAACCTTATCTAAAAGATTTTTTTGAAGAATGCTATCAAGATAGCCGTGAAATAGTCTCAAAAAGGTCTCAACTTCCTCTTAATACCTTCCCTGAAAAGCCGATAGCGCCCCTCGAACAAATCTTAGATGAAAACTGGCTTCCTTAAAAACTTAGGTTGGGTTGAGGCACGAAACCCAACGAAAATAAGAACCCTCCATCACAACCTTGCGCCCTCCACCACACCAGCGCCATAAAAACTATAATAGTTTCATTGATGGAAATAGATAAAGAGATAAAAATATGGTACAGCAATTGATTAAGCAAGAGAAAAATTTATACGATACTGACTATAATCTCTGGGTACTAGAAACTATTGAAAAACTAGAAAAAAGAGATTTAGATTCCCTTGACTGGGAGAATTTAATTGAGGAGGTATTGGGTTTGAGTAGAAGTGATAAAAGAAAACTAGAAAATTTATTAATGAGATTGATCGAACATCTTTTAAAATTAGGTTATTGGGAATCAGAAAGAGAAAGAAATCGAGGACATTGGGAAGGGGAAATCCGTAACTTTCGTAAACAAATAAAAAAAGAATTAAAAGCTAGTCCTAGTCTTAAACCTTATTTACAAGAGATATTTGAAGAATCTTATCAAGATAGTAGAGAAATTGTCAGTGACAAGTCCCTACTTCCCCTTAACACTTTCCCTGAAAGTCCGATAGCGCCCCTCGAACAAATTTTAGATGAAAACTGGCTTCCTTAATCTACGGCGGAGGGCGCTTTCCTACTCCCTCACTTTTATAAACTTCGTAGGTTGGGTTGAGGTAACGAAACCCAACAAAAAAGCGCCCTCCACACCAACCAGCGCCCTTCACCACAACATCATCTTAAATCTCTTGAAAAAAAACACCAAAATAATTACAATGTAGCTACTTGATAAATAAATAGTGAACAATGCTAAAATCACAAAGTAAAACTGTACGGTCACACATAATTAAAATAGGAAATTCTCAAGGTGTTAGGTTACCAAAAAAATTATTAGAAAATTCTAATATACAAAATGAAATTTATATTTCTAGTGAAAATGGCAAAATTATTATTACTCCTATTCTGAAAAATCGCCTAAATTGGGATAAAGCCTTTCAAGAAATGTCTGAAAATGATGATGATCAGTTATTAGACATAAATCAAGAAATTACATCGACTTGGGACGAAGAAGAATGGGAATGGTAAATGAAAAGATTTGACATCTACTTAGTTCAACTCAATCCTACTTTAGGAAGTGAGATCAACAAAAATCGTCCTTGTGTCATTATTTCCCCAGATGAAATGAATGACTATATAAAAACAGTCATTGTTGCACCGATGACAAGTGCAAAAAAATCTTATCCGACCCGAGTTAACTGTGTATTTCAAAATAAAAAAGGTCAAATAGTATTAGATCAGATTAGAACAGTAGATAAAATCCGTTTGAATAAAAAAGTAGGGATTCTTGATATCCTTTATCAAGAGCAAGTATTGTTAACTTTAGCTGAAATGTTTGCACTTTAATCATATATCTTGATCGCAGTTACTTCATTCCACAACCGTGCGCCCTTCATCACAACCGTGCTCCCTCCACCCGAATCATAGCACTCCTCACCCTAGCAAAATATTCTACTGCTTGATGAATGATTTGATAATGGATGTTAATTGTGGCTAGAAATTAGGTGAATAGAAATATCTTTTCCTAAAAAATGAAATATTCTTTCAAATAGAGATAACTGGATATTTTGACGAGGATTAATAAGATTGTCCAGAGAAGTTTTATCTAAGTTTAATTGATCCGCCAACTCTTGAACGCTAAGATTAGATTCTTTGATAGATAAATACATTAAAACCTTAAAAATCATCTCTAACGATGGCGAAACTTTATATTTAAAATCCCTATCATTAGATGGTAAAGGTATTTCTAATTTTTCATCAATTCTTAAAGCTAATGCCTCATCTAAGCAATCTTTTGCTTCCATTAAACACTCTGTAACAGTTTCCCCTTGACTTATGGCTTCTGGAAAATCAGGAAAAGTAATCACAAAACCGCCTTCTTCTTCTGGGGTAAAATTAACAGGAAAATTAAAACGCTCCATAATTTAAACATCTCCCTCATATATAACTTTATAAATCATTTTGACTTAATCCTAATTGATTTAACATTGCGTTTAGAGTTCCCTTTTTTAATTCATCCTTTGGGTTACGAAGTATTGTAAATTTAGACCCAAAGTATAAAGTGACATGACTACCTTTACCTCTTTTCTGATCGGTCTTACATTCTAAGCCACGCTCCTTTGCTAATTTCTTGAGTTTTTTTACAAATTCATTTCCTGTCATAGTTGTTATCTTCTATGGGAATAATGGTTACATAAGCTATAATTTTCTCTCCGCCCCAAACAAGTGCGCCCCACCCCACATTTAAACCTATTATTTATTTGCCAAAAACTTCTCAACTGAAATATTAGCTTAAATTCCCATTTAAACCACAACTTCCCCAACAAATGACATTGTTTAATTCGTCAATTTAATATTTTTGCCGTACATACAAGTACCCTTGAATTGCATCTTTTATATTTGCGATAGCTTCATCCATAGTTTTTCCTTGGCTAACACAACCAGATAATCTCGGTACTTCAGCAATATACCCATTGTATTCCGAATCAAATGTAAATATTACTTGAAATTTCATACTTATATACTATTTCTGTTTAAAAGACAAATTCAACTTTTATTGTAAAACATTTATTCTTTAGTAGAAGAAGATAACTCCCCATTCTATTTTATACCCAGCGCCCTCCATCACAACCGTGCGCCCTCCACCACAACCGTGCGCCCTCCACCACAACCCAGCACCATAAAAACTATAATAGTTTCATTGATGAAAATAGATAGAGAGATAAAATATGGTACAGCAATTAATTAAGCAAGAGAAAAGTTTATACGATACTGACTATAATCTCTGGGTACTAGAAACTATTGAGAAACTAGAAAAAAGAGATTTAGATTCCCTAGATTGGGAGAATTTGATTGAGGAGGTATTGGGGTTGAGCCGAAGTGATAAAAGAAAAATGGAAAGTTTATTAATGAGATTGATCGAACATCTCTTAAAATTAGGCTATTGGGAATCTGAAAAAAATTACAATCAAAATCATTGGCGTAAAGAAATTCGTAATTTTCGTAAACAGATTAAGCGTGAATTAAAAGCTAGTCCTAGTTTAAAAAATTATCTTATCCAAATATTCAATGAATCTTATCAAGATGCTAGGGAATTATTATCTGATGATTCTGGATTACCGATCTGTACCTTCCCCGAAAAGCCCATAGCGCCCCTCGAACAAATTTTAGATGAAAACTGGCTTCCTTAAAAACGTAGGTTGGGTTGAGGCACGAAACCCAACGAAAATAAGAACCCTTTACCCCAAACCGTGCATCCTCCATTCCATCACAAAACCTTTTACTTTTTACTTGAAATCCAGCGCCCTCCACACCAACCAGCGCCCTCCATCACAACCGTGCGCCCTCCACCACAACCGTGCGCCCTCCACCACACCCAGCGCCCTCCACCACAACCCAGAGCCCTCCACCACAACCCAGAGCCCTCCACCATACCAGCGCCCTCCACCATACCAGCGCCCTCCACCATACCCCAGCGCCCTCCACCACAACCCAGCGCCCTTCACCACAACCGTGCGCCCTTCACCACAACCAGCGCCCACCACCACCACATTTTTTACAAAACTTAAT
This genomic interval carries:
- a CDS encoding DUF29 domain-containing protein, encoding MVQQLIKQEKSLYDTDYNLWVLETIEKLEKRDLDSLDWENLIEEVLGLSRSDKRKMESLLMRLIEHLLKLGYWESEKNYNQNHWRKEIRNFRKQIKRELKASPSLKNYLIQIFNESYQDARELLSDDSGLPICTFPEKPIAPLEQILDENWLP
- a CDS encoding DUF29 domain-containing protein; the encoded protein is MVQQLIKQEKNLYDTDYNLWVLETIEKLEKRDLDSLDWENLIEEVLGLSRSDKRKLENLLMRLIEHLLKLGYWESERERNRGHWEGEIRNFRKQIKKELKASPSLKPYLQEIFEESYQDSREIVSDKSLLPLNTFPESPIAPLEQILDENWLP
- a CDS encoding DUF29 domain-containing protein, yielding MVQQLIKQEKNLYDTDYNLWVLETIEKLEKRDLDSLDWENLIEEVLGLSRSDKRKLESLLTRLIEHLLKLGYWETEKERNRGHWEGEIANFRKQIKRLLKDSPSLKPYLKDFFEECYQDSREIVSKRSQLPLNTFPEKPIAPLEQILDENWLP
- a CDS encoding AbrB/MazE/SpoVT family DNA-binding domain-containing protein, which codes for MLKSQSKTVRSHIIKIGNSQGVRLPKKLLENSNIQNEIYISSENGKIIITPILKNRLNWDKAFQEMSENDDDQLLDINQEITSTWDEEEWEW
- a CDS encoding type II toxin-antitoxin system PemK/MazF family toxin, which codes for MKRFDIYLVQLNPTLGSEINKNRPCVIISPDEMNDYIKTVIVAPMTSAKKSYPTRVNCVFQNKKGQIVLDQIRTVDKIRLNKKVGILDILYQEQVLLTLAEMFAL
- a CDS encoding type II toxin-antitoxin system HicB family antitoxin, with the protein product MERFNFPVNFTPEEEGGFVITFPDFPEAISQGETVTECLMEAKDCLDEALALRIDEKLEIPLPSNDRDFKYKVSPSLEMIFKVLMYLSIKESNLSVQELADQLNLDKTSLDNLINPRQNIQLSLFERIFHFLGKDISIHLISSHN
- the fbp gene encoding class 1 fructose-bisphosphatase, which translates into the protein MSDTQPELIIPDHSLDRDCTTLSRHVFQQLESFSADAQDLSAIMSRIALAGKLISRRLSRAGLMTGALGLTGETNVQGESVKKMDAYANEVFISVFNRSGLACRLVSEEMEKPYYIPENCPIGRYTILFDPIDGSSNVDINLNVGSIFAIRQQEGDDLDGEATDLLQDGSKQIGAGYILYGPATVLVYTIGKGVHSFFLDPSLGEFILSQENIKMPDHGAVYSANEGNFWQWENEIRDYIRYVHRHEGYTGRYSGALVGDAHRILMQGGVFLYPGATDSPEGKLRLLYETAPLAMIMEQAGGKASTGKQRLMDVVPSAIHQRTPVILGSRKDVDLVESFLSDHQE
- a CDS encoding type II toxin-antitoxin system HicB family antitoxin, whose protein sequence is MKFQVIFTFDSEYNGYIAEVPRLSGCVSQGKTMDEAIANIKDAIQGYLYVRQKY
- a CDS encoding type II toxin-antitoxin system HicA family toxin; its protein translation is MTGNEFVKKLKKLAKERGLECKTDQKRGKGSHVTLYFGSKFTILRNPKDELKKGTLNAMLNQLGLSQNDL